The nucleotide sequence TTCGCCCAGTGCAGGCGATGGTCGGCGAACAGCTCGGCGTGGCCGGGCTCGGCCACGAGATCGCCGGGCATCCGCGAGGACCACTCCCCCTGGAACAGATCGACGATGTTCTGATCGGACGGGCCGACGTCCAGAAGCTTCGATTCAATGGCCATCGTGGTTCCCGCGGAGAGCCGGCGCGCCGGCTGCCCGTCGTCTAGAGACGAACGCGGCCGAGGACCAGTCGATGGCCAGCCGAGGGGCCTCTCCGGCTCAGGAGGCCGTGGAGTGCCGGCCGCCGAGATCGCAGCGCTGCGGGCCGCTGCCGTCGAGATAGGTCGGCCGCACCAGCCCACCCCGGGCCTCGCAGTGCCGGCGGAAATCGCCCTCCGGCCGGTGGAAGCTCCAGATCATCACCATCGGCAGGATCATCACGAGGCAGATGCTGCCGATCACCAGGGCCGCCGCCAGCGCGCTGCCGCGCATCGGCTCCGGCGGTATGGGCCGTTCCGGAGGCAGCGGCGCCAGGAAGGCCAGGGTCAGCCCGAACCAGTCGAGGGCGCTCATCCGCCGCTCCGCTCGCAAGAGGCGCCCGCGGATCGGCCCGGGCGCCTCTTCATTCTAGGGCCGGGCAGGCCGCCTTGCGAGGCGCGCCCGGCGCGCGGGATGGTCGCGCCTCACGCGCGGCCGCCGGCCTCCGCCCTGTGCTCGCCGGCCCCGTGCTCCGAGGCGTGGGCGATGGCACCCCGGGTGCGCCAGAGGCTGTAGGCGACGCCGCCCGCGAGCAGCACCAGCGTGACCACGAGCGAGACCCAGGCCGGGACGTGGACCAGCTCGAAGGTGTCGGCAACCACGATCTTGGCGCCGATGAAGATCAGGATCAGCGCGAGCGCCGTCTTGAGGTAGGCGAAGCGGTCCACCATCGCGGCGAGCGCGAAGTAGAGCGCGCGCAGCCCCAGGATGGCGAAGATGTTCGAGGTGTAGACGATGTAGGTGTCGGTGGTGATCGCGAAGATCGCCGGCACGCTGTCGACGGCGAAGAGCACGTCGGCGGCGTTCACCAGCACCAGCGCGAAGGCCATCGGCGTCAGGAAGGTGGCGAGCTTGCCCGTCTTCGGGTCGGTCTTGCGCACGAGGAAGCGCTGGCCGTGCAGCTCCGGCGTCACCCGCAGCCGGCGCTGCAGGAAGCGCACCATGGCGCTGTCGCGGATGTCGCCCTCCTCCTGTTCGCGGGAGAACAGCATCTTGGCGCCGGCATAGATCAGGAAGGCGGCGAAGATCGACAGGACCCAGTGGGCCTGGTTCACCAGGGCGGCGCCGAGGCCGATCATCAGGCCGCGCAGCAGCACCGCGGCGAGGATGCCCCAGACCAGAACCCGGTGCTGCGCCGCCCGGGGGATGCCGAGAGACGTCAGGATCACCGCGATCACGAAGACGTTGTCCATCGACAGCGACTTCTCGATCACGAGGCCGGTCACGTATTCCTGGGCCGGCTGGGGGCCCATGTACCACCAGATCCAGCCGCCGAAGGCGAGGCCGAGGCCGAAGTAGAAGGCGGTGAGGAGGAGGCTCTCCTTTACGCCGATCTCGTGGTTCTTGTCCCGGTGCAGCAGACCGAGATCGAAGGCGAGAAGGCCGATGACGAGGGCGTGGAAGCCGATCCACATCCAGATCGGCTTGCCGAGCCACGCGTAGGTGAGAATGTCCATCATGGGGGCGCGATGCTCCTGACGAGGGGGCATCGGCTCCGACATCACGGGAGCATGAGGACGCATCCCGCCAGAGGGGCCCGCAGCCGACCGGCGCGAGGTGGGGCGCCATGCGGCGCGATT is from Methylobacterium radiodurans and encodes:
- a CDS encoding TerC family protein, giving the protein MMDILTYAWLGKPIWMWIGFHALVIGLLAFDLGLLHRDKNHEIGVKESLLLTAFYFGLGLAFGGWIWWYMGPQPAQEYVTGLVIEKSLSMDNVFVIAVILTSLGIPRAAQHRVLVWGILAAVLLRGLMIGLGAALVNQAHWVLSIFAAFLIYAGAKMLFSREQEEGDIRDSAMVRFLQRRLRVTPELHGQRFLVRKTDPKTGKLATFLTPMAFALVLVNAADVLFAVDSVPAIFAITTDTYIVYTSNIFAILGLRALYFALAAMVDRFAYLKTALALILIFIGAKIVVADTFELVHVPAWVSLVVTLVLLAGGVAYSLWRTRGAIAHASEHGAGEHRAEAGGRA